In a single window of the Prochlorococcus marinus str. AS9601 genome:
- a CDS encoding cytochrome c biogenesis protein ResB, with protein MIIFKNLILKISSLRFAISLIIFIAIASGIGTFIPQDNNNKFYIDNFDRAPIFGLLDGEKVLKLQLDHIYTSFWFLFTLILLCISLAACSFRRQIPSLKASLKWIEYKSEKKFSKLQLTRSHPINQDGEHISKVDLLLKKKGWKTYKFNSHISARKGLIGKIGPLVVHIGLIVLLIGSAYGSFTSQSKEQYLLPGETLNLVNESTNSRANVKLVDFSIERESDGVPKQFISKLNFSSENLNLNEIKTTKVNHPIRFKGLTIYQADWAISNIVLEIDNILYQLQLKEIPEIGNQVWGVLVELGSETKKNYLLTIDNENGPLKISNIENFSGNNLYINEDPLEVNSSKVSLKKIIPSSGLIIKNDPSIPFIYFSFILIIFGTIISLIPTNQLWILVNKESQKLSIGGLSNKNLVGFKKEFFKLSDEIKNF; from the coding sequence ATGATTATTTTTAAGAATCTAATTTTAAAAATATCTAGTTTAAGATTTGCAATATCACTGATAATCTTCATAGCTATTGCCAGTGGAATAGGTACTTTTATACCTCAAGATAATAATAATAAATTTTATATTGATAATTTCGATAGAGCTCCCATTTTTGGACTTTTAGATGGAGAAAAAGTCTTAAAACTTCAATTGGATCATATATATACAAGCTTTTGGTTTTTATTTACATTAATTCTTCTTTGCATTTCTCTGGCAGCTTGTAGTTTCAGGAGGCAAATTCCTTCATTAAAAGCTTCATTAAAATGGATTGAATATAAGAGCGAAAAAAAATTTAGCAAACTGCAACTAACTAGAAGTCATCCAATCAATCAAGATGGAGAACATATATCTAAAGTAGATTTATTACTTAAAAAAAAAGGATGGAAAACATATAAATTTAATAGTCATATTTCTGCAAGAAAGGGGTTAATTGGAAAAATCGGTCCTTTAGTTGTACATATCGGATTAATAGTCTTACTTATAGGATCAGCATATGGAAGTTTTACAAGTCAATCAAAAGAACAATATTTACTGCCTGGAGAAACTTTAAATCTTGTTAATGAGAGCACAAACTCAAGAGCCAATGTAAAATTAGTCGATTTTTCTATAGAACGTGAAAGTGATGGTGTGCCCAAACAGTTTATTTCAAAATTAAATTTTTCTTCTGAAAATCTAAATTTAAATGAAATAAAAACAACCAAAGTTAATCACCCAATCAGGTTTAAAGGATTAACTATTTATCAAGCAGATTGGGCAATATCAAATATTGTTTTAGAAATAGATAATATCCTTTATCAATTACAATTAAAGGAGATTCCAGAAATCGGTAATCAAGTTTGGGGAGTTTTAGTTGAATTAGGATCGGAGACTAAAAAAAATTACCTCTTAACGATAGATAATGAAAATGGTCCACTTAAAATTTCGAATATAGAAAATTTTTCCGGGAATAATCTCTATATCAATGAAGACCCTTTAGAAGTTAACTCTTCAAAAGTATCTCTGAAAAAAATAATCCCCAGCAGTGGATTAATAATTAAAAATGATCCGTCTATACCATTTATTTACTTTTCTTTTATCTTAATAATTTTTGGAACAATTATAAGTCTTATACCAACCAACCAATTATGGATTCTGGTAAATAAAGAATCACAAAAGTTATCTATTGGAGGCCTTAGTAATAAAAATCTAGTTGGTTTTAAAAAAGAATTTTTTAAATTATCAGACGAAATAAAAAATTTTTAA
- the queF gene encoding preQ(1) synthase, with protein MSTAKLEDSTQRPLYGERIIEESKIICFDNPNKKRIYEISIQLPEFTCKCPFSGYPDFAKLNITYQPNLKVYELKSLKLYINNFRDIKISHEEVVNRIMDDLVNEGLPHWIHLNAAFNPRGNVSMQLDIFSGQKRN; from the coding sequence ATGAGTACAGCTAAATTAGAAGATTCGACTCAAAGACCGCTATATGGTGAAAGAATTATTGAAGAATCAAAAATAATTTGTTTCGATAATCCAAATAAGAAAAGAATTTATGAAATTTCTATTCAGTTACCTGAATTTACATGTAAGTGCCCCTTTTCTGGTTATCCAGATTTTGCAAAGCTAAATATTACTTATCAACCTAATTTGAAAGTCTATGAGTTGAAGTCTTTAAAGCTTTATATTAATAATTTTAGGGATATAAAAATATCACATGAGGAAGTTGTGAATAGAATTATGGATGATTTAGTGAATGAAGGTTTACCTCACTGGATACATTTAAATGCTGCATTTAACCCCAGAGGGAATGTTTCTATGCAGTTAGATATTTTTAGTGGGCAGAAAAGAAATTAA
- a CDS encoding cytochrome c biogenesis protein CcdA — translation MQNGINNPGPFTIFLIFSAGLLTSLGPCSLSLLPITIAYIGGTEKKQFKLISFSGGVVFSLVALGAASGLLGRIYGQIPSYYTSIVALIAIIMGLNLLGILKFQFPNGPDLQKIEDKIPSLMAPFAIGTTFGLASSPCITPVLATLLAWVSQAKNPIISIIFLFFFGIGQVTPLIIAGATAENLKKFLELRKFSQIIPTLSGIFLVALGLLNLFSNWI, via the coding sequence ATGCAGAATGGCATTAATAATCCTGGCCCATTTACTATATTTTTGATTTTCAGCGCAGGACTTTTAACGAGTCTTGGTCCATGCTCATTATCATTACTACCAATCACTATTGCTTATATAGGAGGAACAGAGAAAAAACAATTTAAACTTATTAGTTTTTCAGGAGGAGTCGTTTTTTCCCTCGTTGCACTTGGTGCTGCCAGTGGATTATTAGGTAGGATATATGGGCAAATCCCATCTTATTACACTTCGATTGTTGCCTTGATAGCAATAATAATGGGTTTGAATTTACTAGGAATTTTAAAGTTTCAGTTCCCGAATGGACCTGATCTACAAAAAATAGAGGATAAGATACCATCCCTCATGGCACCTTTTGCGATAGGAACTACTTTTGGATTAGCCTCTTCACCTTGCATTACTCCAGTTTTAGCAACTCTTCTAGCTTGGGTATCGCAAGCTAAAAACCCGATAATCTCAATTATTTTTTTATTTTTCTTTGGAATAGGCCAAGTCACTCCACTAATTATTGCGGGTGCCACGGCAGAAAACTTAAAAAAATTTTTAGAGCTTAGAAAATTTAGTCAAATAATTCCCACCTTAAGCGGGATATTTTTAGTAGCACTAGGATTATTAAATTTATTTTCAAATTGGATTTAA